CCTCTTGATAGACACTCCATAGTCTGGAATCACAAGTCTGGTTTGCACATCGTCATAGTAGTAGTCAAAGAACCTGCAAAAAAATCTGCTGGGTTCTGCAATGTTGACAGAGGCGGCTTTTGGAAGAGGAAAGTATAGGGATCTCATACTTCTTGGAGTACCCATACCAGTTGAATGTATACCATCCGAGTGACCAGCGGCCATGTCTAACCGTTTGCGACGTTGACATTCGCACTCCTCATAAACTACCTCACCTCTCCTTTCCGCCTCCTCCCTAAGCCTGGCCATTCTATAGGCTGCCACTTTTCTCTCAATTTCCAAGGCAATTTTGTTCCTTAGATGTATCGCTCTCGCCTTTCTACTCAACCTGTCCAACTTTCTCCGAAACGCCAATCGATCGCGTACCCACCGAAAATGGTCTCTATAGAGGAAAAGGGTCTCCCTCTTATCTCTTCCTTCAATGTCCAATATGGTCAACACCGGCACCATTCCGTCAAAGTATACCAAAGCAGCCAAACAGACAGCGTCCTGAGACTTCCATACGACTTCACCGGCAAATGTCACTACTTTGGCAGCCACACCCTTTTTTGGCATACATACAAAGACAGGAACATAGCCATGTGACCCCTTCGTCACTCTGAATATCCTCGCGTCGATTATGCGATATACAAAGTTGTCTAGAGTAAATTCATCGGAACCTGTGCAACTGCAAAGTCTGGACAGGAAGACCAGGTAAAACAAAGCGAACGTCTTCATCTTCCTGTCATTTAGGGTCTCGTTGTGAATGAAGGGGAGAGTGACACCTTCACAGACATCTGGGGTGCCTCGGAGTCCATTCCCGGAAAATTGTCGTCATTTGGCCACCAAACGCAAAAATTTTGACTAAAGAGCAAAATGTGTGGAATTTGTGGGAAATGTAAGGCTATTCAGAGGAAAATTCCCCGAGGAATTTTCCGAGCCAAGGCCCACGGAAGCCCAGCCGCCGGAGCTCCCAGTCGTCTGTcatttcctccattttgCACTTTTGACACCGTCTGCATATTCTTTGCTCTTACTGCCTACTGTATGTTGAGGATGGCCGGGCAAAATGCCTTCCATCCGCACGAATGCCCTGCACATTTGCTCTTCTCACTCGAGAACTTTTTGGCCTAAATTTCGGCGCCCCTCGACTCAATTTGTGGAGCACGTCATGTATCGTAATCTTTACAGTCTGTGGTTTAAATTTCTACTCTCTAGTCGCGGTATTTCATGAACTATATGCCATGTGTCTTGTCTACGTTTTGCGGTGGAAGATGTAGCGAAAATCGCTTTAAATCTCTCAATTGTGTAGTGTGAACTGGTTGGAATTGTGTTTGAGCTTGTGCCATGGAGTATTGTGTTGCAATGCTCATGGTGTTTTTATTCGCTTTCCGTAATTAGAGCATACTTGTAGTATACTCGTTCCTCCACATTAGTGCTAGTCTAGATTCATCCTGGCACATTAGATTCACTGGTAGTCTTGGTACTATGGAAGAGGGAGACTACTGACTCATTAGTAGACTTCTGGAGCACTAGTGTACAGAGGAACAAGAGTAGGATCATGAGTCAACAAAAGAGTGTCTTAAGGATCATCATGGATCCTTCAGAGGTCTAAACATTCATTCCTGCATATCTCTGTCATCCGTCCATGAATTAATAATGGATGGTGTACCATACCcctggaagaagaaggaatatGCATGCAAGGATACTACCATTAGTTAAACATGCACACTCTAATGGAGTGTGAACAATATATTGAATTATGGAACTGCATTATTGGTAGTCCATAAATTCCTAAGGGGCATCCAATAAATACGCTCTAAAAGAGAGACTAATACATCAATGATGACCTTTATCACCATAACATCCTAGAGTATTCATGAGGAGTCATTATTTAGAAACTTGAACCCTTTGCCATTTACCATCTATCTTCCTGAAGTTTATTTCTATTACCTTATCCATTTTAATTTCTAATCCTAAAGTTTCTTTATCTCCAAAAACGCCAAGCTCTGCCCATGTACACTTGTGATCAGTGCCTGCAGGAGCTTCCCAGATGACATCTTTACCGTCCACTACTTTGGTTACAGTGGCCTTATCAATATCAAACGTGTGCAAACTTATCTTATCATCAGCAACagttttattatatttaCCAACTGAGTTGTCcttctttgaaatgtcCAGGGTATCTTTGTCGACAGGTTTATCAGGATTAGCCTGTGCTTGTCCTTGTGAAACTTCCTGCTCCTTTTTGGTCGCTTCTGGAGCGTCTTTTGGTTTAGCAGTATCTCGCAGTTCCTTGAGCTTCTTCTTATGTTTATTctcattaccattcttccatttattaccatcatgGTGCTTGCAGACCTTTTTAACcttattattcttatccCTGGTAACAAGTACTGCAAGAGTAGGCTGGTCTCCATCGAGATACAAGACGGCAGAAGAACAGAATTTCTTCTTATCTTCCCAAACTGTCTGACCATCAAAGGTAAGTCTATCAGCTTTAACACCTTCCTTAGCGGTCAACTTTATGAGATTAAGACCATtctcttctccattctcGACGTTAAAGAGTGACTCATGTACCTTATCCAGGAAATGACTTACGggttcttcagatttaGGAGATACTTCCTCGGTATGAGTTGGCACAGATTCACTCTCCTTTACCTCATTGGACCTCAACTCATTCTCTTCAGGCTGGAcatcttcagattctttcTCACTATCTCCTGGTGAAGGGGAGGATTCTGCAGGAGCCACTCTAGggtcttcttcatcattatTAGATTCTTCAGGGATGGATACTTCTGGTTCTATAGTAGGCTCGACTGGAACCTCTGGTAAAACCTCAGATTGTAATTCACTAAAATATTCTACGGGAGTCTCAGGTTCTTCTACTTTGGTCTCTGGTAAAGCCTCAACTTCTCCTAGCTCTTCTACATTAACTTCAGGCGCTTCCTCAACTATAGCATCTGGTAGATTCTCAGGTTCTTCTGCAGGAGCCTCTAGTaaatctttatcatcttgaGGTTCCACATCCTCAGCGACAAGCTTGGGATTCTCTACATGAGCTTCTGAACCTGAGAATCCTTGCAATGGACATCCGAGGCTAGCAAAGTTAAGTTCAGCTGTATGTTCCTTTGGAGAGACTGGCTCCTCTAACTCCGGAAGACCTTTAACTCTTACAGTTACCagcttccattctccactTACATTCTCATAATGCAATGTCTTGGATGGAAGACCCTTAACCCATACATGGAGAACAGCTCTTGTTCTATCACAAACACTTGTGAATAGTACATCACAtctctcttctccttcAGCTTCCCAGAGAGTGACTCCACCATCTACTACCTTGCTGAATAGTTGTCCCTTGGGGAAGAATGAGTGGTGAACTACTCCATCCACAGTGCTTTCATAGTCTCTGGCCAATGAAGGATCAGGAGAAGAGAGGTCAAAGACAACCTCATCACAGCTAGACAGTCTCACTAGGAACAATACAGAGAAGACAGAAAGGAATCTCATCTTTGCAACAGTTTAAATTGAAATCATACAGGTGTGTTACTCTTCCTGGTGGATGgggtgaagaaggaagtgatgataaggaagaagctGTATAGAGAGCAATTTTAGACTTACGCATTACCTTTTTTACTCCGTAGTAGCACTAATTTTGTGTAAACTACTGGCACATGGAGAGGGTCACACGAGAACTGTGAATGGTATAAACCTATTCGGTAGACCCGTGAATAGCCTATTTTGTTTCCACAATGACTCCCATAGTTGAAGAGATAAAACTGGTGATATGTTTATGGGTACAAAATGTTCTCCATAGATGCAAACTTTCCGTTTTCCGTACAGAAGGTTCATTCTCagctcttcttcctttgagCATATGGTGTCACGCTTTACTTACCAAATCCCTCCATAGCTCTCCATTCTACATCATTCATAGCTGCACAACTTTCCCATTCCTACTCTCTAGACATCCATACAAAGCCATCACAAATAGCTACCATGTAGACGTACGAGAacaaactacattaaatCGGCACGGATGTTTCTGCAGTACTGGTCATGCATGCATAGTCGACTTCAGTACAAGAATGCAGCATGTTTTCCCatacccttggtaggtagtAGAGACTCCTCTATAACCCTACCAGTATACCTTTCTACGAATCATATGTATAGACAATACTCCCCTCAGTTTCACATCCATGGAGATAATAAGCCCATATAAAAGTCCTTTCCTCAGATGCGAGATTGAACCCTTTGCCAGCTTCAAGCACGTACCGTGCATTGACTTTAATCCCATTGTTATACCAGGATAAAACGTCTATTGTGACGTTTTCAGCGCTTCTATCCCAAACAACTTCTCTGTTTAGCAGACTGCGCTCTTCCTCGACTATAAGTTTTCCGTCAAAGTATATCGTCCCAAAGACAAATTGATCCTTAAGGTCTTCGTCCACAGCGTATGTTATGCGTAAAGGTTTCCCATTTCGTCCATCAGTCTCTGAATGCAATGGCTTTCTATCTATAACTGGTTCCATTGTGGACCTCAGTTTGATGATAGCATCCCtttcctcctttacaacGTCCAATTTTACGGGTGTTCTGTAATGTTGCACATATTTTGGGTCTCCTCTCGTCCTTCTAAACTCGTCAATGCGACAAGAATATTCGTTCCCATTCGCATACTTACTCAGAATCCTCACCAAGTAGACATTGTATCGGTCTATAATATCGACGTATTTGTCAACGCATGTAGAATCCCCCTCCATTATAATGTGTTCCCCGTCACTCACTCTACCAATGATGTAGATCCCCTTGAGGTATTGCTTAATTTGGTATAATGCATAGTCCTTATCCCACCTGGGCGAACGATATTCCATCTGGTCTGGCACGTCcttggaaatgtcaagattCACAAGAATCTTCTCAGGTTTTACCGGAGCTCCCAAAGCGCCAGTACATAGCGAGGCAAATAGGATGAGTCTTGTGAAACTTCTCATCTTGAGTTCCTCTATCTCCTTCCAAAAGTCCGAACTGTAAGGTCTCCAGGGGTAACGTATAATGATCTACAGCCTATGACGGCTTAATTAGTGCTAGATAATCTACTCATAAAACAGCTTAGTTTGTCCAATCAAACGGGTGTAACTTGTGCGTAGTATTTATATTGTAATTACCAATTCTGAGGTGAGTAGCCAAAGGAGCTGCATGTAGCGATGGCAGTAAGTGTCCGGATTTTTGAATGAAGTTTACCATGCGGATAATCTCTGGGATAGTGAGGTCCCGTTCTTATTTCCCTAAAGATTAATGGGGGCTTAGAGGCCCAAACATCGTTACTCTAGACATCTGGATAAGGAGTTGTGAGCGAGATAAGCCATGGAGTATGGATAAATGCGAATGGAAGCTGGAGTGAGTAAAAAGGTCTACAAATGAAATTGTTGTAGCAATATCTCCTGAACTGACTGTCTACACtatctcattcttcctttgctTTCATGACCGGAATGCCCATTAAAAAGTAGCCTTTTGAGAGATGTATTTTGCTACTTAGAGACCTTTACTGTATCTCCTATCTACTCATCCTCCCCTATACCAATGGGTTCTCTCTAGTGACCTCCACCAAACCTGCATGTAGCACTGTCTGGCCATATGGTCCATTGATACAGTcatggactcggtggaattttatggagagtGAATAGATATTGAGGTTGTATCgactgacgtgagtgttgattgtactactTAAGACTGTATCGATATTTGCTCATattgttctgtggataaTCTCTGACGGTAAGTTACTTGTaagagggaggatgaatgaatggttgtctaAAATGATACTGGTTTAAGCCTTTGGTTATACCTCTTCttataatggaggatgagtggaGATGGCGATGGGCTTACGCTGGAGCTAGATATACACTGTAGTGGAGATGAAGGTACACAATGTAATTGCACTAAGATTGACAGCATTAGTCCCAGAAAAGATGTTAGCCCTGATAGTGCCATCGGGTTTTTCGCTCTTACTCATTTCATCCATGAAGGACAGACGTTCATCCTTAAGAAAGATATAGGTGGTAATCAGAGTATAGATGGTGGACCGGTCAAGGATGTTGAGAGTGTATCCGTATATTACTGGGGTGGAAATGAGCATGAGTATTGTGAgactcctcttcttttaaaaattactGAGAAGAACAATCCCATACCAAGATATTACAAAAGGTATAAGGAAGGAGAATTAGTAGGGCATGATTCGAAGATCTGGAAATACTATGACAACCCTAATAACATATCCCTACAAGATTTGTTAAATGAAAGAAACCTCGGTATAAATAATCTCCTCTTTCTTAATCTTAATGATCCTACAACACCTTTTAAATCTGAGTCTGATTTTTCAAAGGATATAAAAGCAGAGCCTGTTGGAGGAGGTGGTCCAAAACCCCTTACTGGTACTAACTACATTGTTAAGGAATATGAAGTTCGTGGGACCAGAACCAGAATTTCCAGAGTAACCTATAATGGAGTAGATACTAGTGGAATTATTCCTCCTCCAGGTCCAGTTTCTATGGTTAGATTATTCTCATACTCAGAGAGCGCAGGTGCCAGCGTTCCCCTAATGTTACAGTTTATGCAAAAAACTGGAGGTTCAGAATGGTTTTATAGCACACACAAGGATGGATGGGGAAGAGTTTATGACCCTTCTGGATTTTATAATGTTCTCAATCAACCTACCGAACGTCTTTCCAAGGAACTTGACAACATTAACTGTAAACATTACAGTGCAGTTGCTCTGAATCTCACCAAAAGTAATTCTACGAATCACGCTAAGAAACGTCCCAATGGAAAAGGCTACTGTTGTCGTTACCATAGTGGTACTGAAAAGAGGGTCACTGTTAAGCGAAAGAAAGTTTTCTGTAAAGCTCCGGGTCATAACGCCTCAGGTTCCATTTACTACTATAAACATTCCGTTCAAGGACAGAAAATAGCTGCCATCTATTATAAGGATGGCAGTGAAAggaaaaatataaaattaaCTGGGTCATATTTACCAATAGATGGTGTGAAGAGCGTTTCTGTGTTCTACTGTAAATACGACACTCCAGTGTTGATATATATCGCAGGTGAAACTCAGGAAGTTAGTAAATGGTACAAGAGACAGAATAAGAGTAGTCATGTTTGGACACAAGTCCCTGATGTTCTCCAAGGCATAACACCAGATAAATTAAGTAATATCAAAGACTGTACTGACGGAAATTTTGAACAACTTGTTAAGGTACTAAATGAGTTTGGGCATTCAGTGTATAAACCATGTAATACCACTTCTCCACCTGCTCATACTACTCCTGGAGAAACTGCTAAAGAAGCTCAAGATGATCCTAATCATGGTGGAACCTCTCTTACTGATACTCTTAAAGCCGTTTCAGCTAGTCTAACTGACGACTCTACTAACATTATTGTCTCTGTAACTACGGGCATTCTTGTTACTTCTGCCTTAGCTTGTTTTGCGGGATTCAAACTctataatcgctataaaggagacccttgggttagatACGGTTATCCTATAGAgtgtttaaagaatgtaccatattgagtatgcatagaCTCTTGGAGCTCATTCCTTCCATCCTCACCATCTCTttgctcacaccagttgaggCATTAATGGgttactactatggaagaatgaggggAGGATAGAGGGGAACCAGCATGGTATAGATGTTAGTAAAGATGGAGGACGTGGAAGTAAAGGAGTTGAAACagatgagaatggataCTATTACGATAGTGATGATGGAAGAGTTAATCTGACGGATGACTGGTACCCTGACCCAGAAGGGACTTACAGGAAGATTACTCATAGCCTTGAAGGAGGGTATAAAATAGGGAGTATTTTACATAATGGCATTTCTCAAACTCTAGTCCCTAACAatctttcaaaatatccaaGTGTCtcagtctactactggtcAGAAGATATCACTTTCAGCCATCCTCTCCTCATTCAACTTGGAAATGGAGACTCCTCGGTTTATTACACTGATCCAGGTGGTGGTAATTGGAACCAGCAAAGAGACATAACTGCTGATAAACTCAGGGAGGAGTTTAACAGGCAGAACTGCACAAGGAACGAAGCTCACGTTATAAATCTTACAGAGAAGAGTGATGGTACCAGTTATAATTGTCCCAGTTGCTCCAAGGTCGTTCAACTTTCATCCCAAAATGGGTCAAATTACAACTACTCTatacatacacatttcaaTGGTCTTCCGAGACTAAATTATGTAATTATATGATCGGTAATTTTCCTGTTTGAGGACCCATAATTGTATGCTGGAATACTCTTGCACATACCCATTCCACTATCCTGTAATGcatttgcaaatataaCCCTTGGCCAACTATATGGCAAAGTAACTTCAGGGATTGACTACCTACCATCCATCAAGTTTATGGACTCTAACTATCTTCATGTAAATGTACTATTCGATCTGTTTAAGGTGTTAATATCATGTAAGTCGATAAGTTTAGATTCTCTATAAGCTGTAGTACCACCAGAAGTAGAAATAGGCTAATTTACTTTTTTTTCACAATTACATTCCTGCATTTACCCGTCTTTATGATGAAATGTACTTTGTATTTACACAGGATATttcacattttaaaaaccACAATTTACCTTTATACAAACTTGCAGAATCATCATCTACTCGGCCGATTTCTTTGATCCGGCCTTCATAGATAGGGATGCCAATCTCATTCGCATGTATTTGTTGATAAAATCTCTCTTTGTGATCTTGGTCCACGACCCTTCCACTTGTTCAAACGTGGCTACTTCTGATTTCCCAGAGTTGTTGATGTTTACATAGAGCAGCTTGACCTCTCCTTGGACCAACAAGAGTGCGATCATGCATTCCTGCTTCTTCTTTGCCTTCCAAAGCTCCTTATCGTCATGCTTGATGGCTACGATTTTACACTCTTCCCTGGGAGTGTACTCCTTGCATGTAACCCCGTCATTGTTCAACACCCTGACGTTtactttatcatcatttggACTCATCAAATTGAGGGAgtattcctcttctttcaCTTGTCCACCAACTTGCTCGTTGATTATTTCTATACCTTCTTCAGCGTCTCCTCCAGAGCAACACCTCAAACACCGGGGCCAGCCGGCACTGCAGAGTTTAATGGCGGCAAGAATGGGTAATAGAATGTAGAGTCTCATGTTTGCATTCCTTCTCGGAAGATTAAATGGTGAGGGCATCTCTGAAAAAATGGCGAGAATGAAGGACAGAGGAGTACAGAGGGCAATGTGCTGCCGATGGCATAAGTCTTGAGCGTAGAGAACGCGATTGTATGGGATAATAGAAGACTTCCAAGTCCAAAAATGTCCACAGTACTTTACAAGAGTGAGGACAACCCCTGCATGCAGGGCCATATTTGTCACCCCTCCAAGTTGTCCATTGGGCAAAATATTCACTCTTCACAGAACTTGAGCATTTAAACGAGACACTTACCAAAATGGTCTCTTTAAACCACTCTAAGAAACCATTTAGGTAGAGCCAGTCTGCAGGAAACTTGGCTACTCCTCCTCATTCATTCAGTTACCCTCGCAGGTCTATAAACGTCCTTTTGCTATCTCTGACGTAAAACTTGTCAAATTCCCCGCTTATAAACCTATAGTTTATAACGACTTCGCTCCAGTTTGTGTATCGTGAAATGGTCATTATACGAGGATGCTCTATTCCACCTTCCCAAATGATCTCCTTACTTATCAGCCCTTCAGTTAAATCCTCCACGAGATATTGGCCATATTTCACCCTGCCAAGTACAAAGTCGTCCTGTACCTCCTTTTGGATACGGTACCTCATGGGTATGAGTTCCAGGTTTTCCGGGATGCCGTCCAAATCCCTCAAACTTTCTATGTTCCCGTCTATAGTCTTCCAGTCTGTTACGAAGTCCACACATATATATTGACTACTTTCTTGAGAAAGCAGGTCTATATCCATTGGTATTCGATTGAGTCTTCTATATCCCGAATCTCCATGGCCCTTTACATATTCGTTGACTGTACTAACATGCGCTCCAGTTGACCTGTTTCTTGTAATGATTCTGAGATATCTGCTATCGTCTTCTCTTATTACATGAAGAACATATCGACTAACACTCATCGGAGACCCCTCAATTATTAGCTCTTCTGTAAATTGTGTGTTTATGATGAATTTATGCTATTGAATAAACAAGAGTAAGAACgggaatgaatgagtagAGTATGACAGAGATATGCAGGAATGAATGTTTAGACCTCTGAAGGATCCAAGATGATCCTTAAGACACTCTTTTGTTGACTCCTGATCCTACTCTTTTTCTTATGTACACTACTGATTCAAGCTCCTCCCTCTTGTACAGTACAAAGATGACCAGTGAATCTAATGTGCCAGGATGAATCTAGACTAGCACTAATGTGGAGGATCGAGTAGAGAACATTGATGAGGTGTCAGAACGAGTATCATCTATAGACCACTCACTCCAAATCTATAATCTACTCACAATATTCTACAGGGAACCGATATAAATGAACAAACCTTTATCATAGACAGCCCCTAGAATATGTGTATGCCTACGACTGTGTTGAATGATATAATTAATGCCACCAAAAAATTTTGCAGACGGGATAGTTGTAATTCTTGCTGGTCGTTGCCCAGACAAATTTATATCTATTGGAACCTTTTCTTTCTGGAGTATACTATAAACCCTGTCTATTCGTAAGACTCCCAATAATAGCAATAAATGAGTCATGAAGACCATCATTTTCCCGCAGATCATGGACGTCTTACCCTGCGAcatttatgaaaataaaataaattGCGTACCTTTAATGTCTTGATACATCCGAATTATGTTGGTGCGGATAACGCGTAAATTTATAATGCATGCACCACCTTTATAAAACATTGAGGTTGTGTGGTGAGAATGGATCTCGGTATTTGGAGGGGATAGCCTCATAAAGAGTTTGGTTTCGACAGTGATTTATGAGCAACCAAGGTTATGCGCAAGCTTAAAGACCATAAAATAATGCGGTCAAACATCGATGGACGACCCAGTCCAGACACGGGTTAGGGAAACTCGCTTCTCACATGGAGACAGTCATTACTCGATACTCGTAGACAACAGGTTAGAGTCCATCGGTACATATAGCCGCCTAATATAGATAAACTAAAAATGAAAGCTACTTATCTATAACATTACACGACGCGAAAGTCTTGTTCCACTCTCTAGCCAGAGCTTCAGCTCCACTGCGATCGACTTTAAAATGGTTTGCAACGTTTGCATCAAGGGGATCGTCCGGTTCTGGAGCGGAAAGTAGAGCTTGTATACTTAGTAAAACAGTCCTGATTTGTAGAGCAGGACTCCATTTATCCTTTAGAATATCCAAACAGATTCTTCCAATTTTATCAATGTTTGGATGATAAATACTTGTCAGAAACCGCACCTTTGGTGGTTCCATCGGGTACTGCTCCGGCAAAAAGAGTTCCAAAAGGTAAACTCCACCCTCGTAAGGAGTACCATCCGGACCTCTCATGTGAATCTTGAAATGACGATCATTCCCAGGATATAACTCAGCCTTTATCCCCGGTGCTACATGTTTTTGTTAAATGTGAAGATACGAGTGAAACGAGTATGCGAAGCATGAGCGTAGCGAATATCCGACTGTAAGGAGCTCTTctgtctagtaggattaaggtcatcACTGGAGtgaaacggaaggaagaatgacctaccgacgtcggagaaTCTTTAGATGGCAGGGATGGAGTCCAGAAGGAGTACTGGACGACCGTAGGAAGTCTCTAGAATGAGCGTATCGAATAGAGAACTGGAGAGTGTACAGAGTATGGACACTACTGATTCAAAGGTACCATTATGAGTCAGTGGTCTCCCTCTTGTACAGCGTAGA
This region of Theileria equi strain WA chromosome 1, complete sequence genomic DNA includes:
- a CDS encoding hypothetical protein (encoded by transcript BEWA_028290A), with translation MSGDGDGLTLELDIHCSGDEGTQCNCTKIDSISPRKDVSPDSAIGFFALTHFIHEGQTFILKKDIGGNQSIDGGPVKDVESVSVYYWGGNEHEYCETPLLLKITEKNNPIPRYYKRYKEGELVGHDSKIWKYYDNPNNISLQDLLNERNLGINNLLFLNLNDPTTPFKSESDFSKDIKAEPVGGGGPKPLTGTNYIVKEYEVRGTRTRISRVTYNGVDTSGIIPPPGPVSMVRLFSYSESAGASVPLMLQFMQKTGGSEWFYSTHKDGWGRVYDPSGFYNVLNQPTERLSKELDNINCKHYSAVALNLTKSNSTNHAKKRPNGKGYCCRYHSGTEKRVTVKRKKVFCKAPGHNASGSIYYYKHSVQGQKIAAIYYKDGSERKNIKLTGSYLPIDGVKSVSVFYCKYDTPVLIYIAGETQEVSKWYKRQNKSSHVWTQVPDVLQGITPDKLSNIKDCTDGNFEQLVKVLNEFGHSVYKPCNTTSPPAHTTPGETAKEAQDDPNHGGTSLTDTLKAVSASLTDDSTNIIVSVTTGILVTSALACFAGFKLYNRYKGDPWVRYGYPIECLKNVPY
- a CDS encoding hypothetical protein (encoded by transcript BEWA_028310A); protein product: MSQGKTSMICGKMMVFMTHLLLLLGVLRIDRVYSILQKEKVPIDINLSGQRPARITTIPSAKFFGGINYIIQHSRRHTHILGAVYDKEELIIEGSPMSVSRYVLHVIREDDSRYLRIITRNRSTGAHVSTVNEYVKGHGDSGYRRLNRIPMDIDLLSQESSQYICVDFVTDWKTIDGNIESLRDLDGIPENLELIPMRYRIQKEVQDDFVLGRVKYGQYLVEDLTEGLISKEIIWEGGIEHPRIMTISRYTNWSEVVINYRFISGEFDKFYVRDSKRTFIDLRG
- a CDS encoding signal peptide-containing protein (encoded by transcript BEWA_028280A); translated protein: MRSFTRLILFASLCTGALGAPVKPEKILVNLDISKDVPDQMEYRSPRWDKDYALYQIKQYLKGIYIIGRVSDGEHIIMEGDSTCVDKYVDIIDRYNVYLVRILSKYANGNEYSCRIDEFRRTRGDPKYVQHYRTPVKLDVVKEERDAIIKLRSTMEPVIDRKPLHSETDGRNGKPLRITYAVDEDLKDQFVFGTIYFDGKLIVEEERSLLNREVVWDRSAENVTIDVLSWYNNGIKVNARYVLEAGKGFNLASEERTFIWAYYLHGCETEGSIVYTYDS
- a CDS encoding hypothetical protein (encoded by transcript BEWA_028300A); this encodes MALHAGVVLTLVKYCGHFWTWKSSIIPYNRVLYAQDLCHRQHIALCTPLSFILAIFSEMPSPFNLPRRNANMRLYILLPILAAIKLCSAGWPRCLRCCSGGDAEEGIEIINEQVGGQVKEEEYSLNLMSPNDDKVNVRVLNNDGVTCKEYTPREECKIVAIKHDDKELWKAKKKQECMIALLLVQGEVKLLYVNINNSGKSEVATFEQVEGSWTKITKRDFINKYMRMRLASLSMKAGSKKSAE
- a CDS encoding signal peptide-containing protein (encoded by transcript BEWA_028260A), with translation MKTFALFYLVFLSRLCSCTGSDEFTLDNFVYRIIDARIFRVTKGSHGYVPVFVCMPKKGVAAKVVTFAGEVVWKSQDAVCLAALVYFDGMVPVLTILDIEGRDKRETLFLYRDHFRWVRDRLAFRRKLDRLSRKARAIHLRNKIALEIERKVAAYRMARLREEAERRGEVVYEECECQRRKRLDMAAGHSDGIHSTGMGTPRSMRSLYFPLPKAASVNIAEPSRFFCRFFDYYYDDVQTRLVIPDYGVSIKRLTTSKGVIWSGEGNERLIYAAIHLRNKAPALAQISLEYYDDSLLRRTTFAASRTPNGWEHTGDFNAEFARLRVNVDSFFPSVVDLSIGSTSQCEVFETILDGIPTMFHYPKHGFHAKMVRYGPIYLWGWEPSRTARGPRDQRVIMARTYLRNGMCFLVKLAIRDSNEVGRSINYVLEYGRFVALDDREAEVARQALKAFVRVAY
- a CDS encoding signal peptide-containing protein (encoded by transcript BEWA_028270A) — protein: MRFLSVFSVLFLVRLSSCDEVVFDLSSPDPSLARDYESTVDGVVHHSFFPKGQLFSKVVDGGVTLWEAEGEERCDVLFTSVCDRTRAVLHVWVKGLPSKTLHYENVSGEWKLVTVRVKGLPELEEPVSPKEHTAELNFASLGCPLQGFSGSEAHVENPKLVAEDVEPQDDKDLLEAPAEEPENLPDAIVEEAPEVNVEELGEVEALPETKVEEPETPVEYFSELQSEVLPEVPVEPTIEPEVSIPEESNNDEEDPRVAPAESSPSPGDSEKESEDVQPEENELRSNEVKESESVPTHTEEVSPKSEEPVSHFLDKVHESLFNVENGEENGLNLIKLTAKEGVKADRLTFDGQTVWEDKKKFCSSAVLYLDGDQPTLAVLVTRDKNNKVKKVCKHHDGNKWKNGNENKHKKKLKELRDTAKPKDAPEATKKEQEVSQGQAQANPDKPVDKDTLDISKKDNSVGKYNKTVADDKISLHTFDIDKATVTKVVDGKDVIWEAPAGTDHKCTWAELGVFGDKETLGLEIKMDKVIEINFRKIDGKWQRVQVSK
- a CDS encoding ubiquitin-conjugating enzyme E2, putative (encoded by transcript BEWA_028320A): MASKRIIKETESLATDSPPGIKAELYPGNDRHFKIHMRGPDGTPYEGGVYLLELFLPEQYPMEPPKVRFLTSIYHPNIDKIGRICLDILKDKWSPALQIRTVLLSIQALLSAPEPDDPLDANVANHFKVDRSGAEALAREWNKTFASCNVIDK